The Lolium rigidum isolate FL_2022 chromosome 1, APGP_CSIRO_Lrig_0.1, whole genome shotgun sequence region agtgattgattccaccgctggatgtgaactgttgtcattcctggatgcctattccggtttccaccaaatccccttgaaaaaggaagatcaaataaaaactgcgtttatcaccccgcacggggcttattgctatgtcactatgcctttcagtttgcgcaacgctggtgcaacataccagcgctgtatgcaaaaatgcttgtttgatcaaattggaaaaaatgtgcaagtttacGTGGACATGTCGtagtaaaaactaaggtaaaagaaaccttaatcgatgatctccggcaaacatttgataacttgagaagattccggatgaaactcaatccggcaaaatgcaccttcggtgttcccgccggcaaactgcttggctttctcgtgtcaagccggggcattgaggttaatccggtaaaaatccgggcaatcgaaagaatgactataccgcgagatctcaaggacgtgcaaaaaTTTACTGGAagattggcatcgctaagccggttcataagcaggttgggagagaaggctctgccgctctatgctttgatgaaaaaagccgatacgttcgtctggacccctcaggcagacgcagcgtttaaagagctaaaaacaatgctagctacagcgccgatattggcttcgcctctagaaagagagcctatgttgttatacatagcagcaacaaaccgggtagtGAGTGTGGTGgttgtagtagaaagagaagaggaaggaaaaaaccgtgcagaggccggtatactacctgagcgaggtgctctccctctcaaggcAAAATTACCCGCATTTTCAGAAAATGACttacggcgtgttcatggccgccacaaagcttaaacattactttgaggagcactccatgaaagtggtgagtgaggcacccatttccgatatcatgtgcaacaaagatgctagcggtaggattgcaaagtgggcaatccagatatcaccatacgtaccggtgtatgaaataaGGGATGCCATAAAGTcgcaagctttggctgatttccaagttgattgggcggaaatgcaatacaagccgccagaccaaaaaatagaatactggaagatgcactttgacggatccaaactcaaagagggtctaggtgccggtgtggtacttacttcacctaagggagatcacctccggtatgttttgcaagtgcatttcagggcatccaacaatgtcgctgaatacgaggctttgatccatgggctcaaggtcgcaaaagaaatcggtgcacaccggatcattgctacggagattcagatctagTGGTGCAGCAATGtttcggagattgggacgcaaaagatgccaacatggcttcataccggtttcacgtgcaaaagattgccggcttctttgagggctgtgagtttcaccatgtaccacgagctgaaaatgaagccgcagatgctttgtccaagctgggctcatctaggcaagaaattcctcccggaatagccttggcacacttaagggtaccatcgatcaaaccaagcccggaatcagagtccatttttgtaccggaatcacatgttgtaccaatggatattgatgaaggaaacccggggactattccggcaaactcggggactgttccggtaaactcggggactgctgcgtccataccggaggaagcaatgttggtggataacatggagatagacgtaccggtgtttctggttcgagaggcaccatcttgggttaaacctattaaggaattcctgatcaatggcaccttgccggttgacgaaaatgagtccagaagaatccagagaaggtccaaagcatacaccatcatcaatggcgaggtgtacaagagaagtgttaccggtgtccttcaaagatgtgtggaaccggaagagggaaaagaaatgcttgtggaaattcaccaaggggaatgtgggcaccacgcttcgtcaagggcgttggtagcaaaagtattccggcatgggttctattggcccactgctttggaaaatgctgaggatctgGTACGAAAATGCAATGGATGCcataggtacgccaagcaaaatcataccccggcatccggtttaaaaaccataccgctaacttggccgttcgctgtttggtgccttgacatgattggcccattcaaaactgcaaggggaagcatgacccacatcttagtcatggtggataaattcaccaagtggctagaagtaaaaTCTATTGCAAAATGCGATGggcacacagcggtgaagttcttaaaggATGTCATCCTGCGGTACGGGTACCCACAtagtatcataactgacaatgcctcaaactttgcccaaggtgagttcaagcgattctgtgaggataacaatatccggttggatttgtgctcagtagcACACCCGCAAgggaatggccaagtggaaagaacaaatgcgctggtgctttccagtataaaaccaaggctcatcGAGTCAATCGAAAagacaccggggtgttggcttgatgagttgccatcagtgctgtggagcataagaacgactccaaaccggtctaccggatacactccattctttatggtttacggagcagaagcggtcataccaaccgacattctccatgattcaccaagggtgcagctctataccgaacaagaggtaaaataggcccgagaaaacgatgtggacttgatagaagaagcaagagaattagcgttggcaagaacagctatttaccagcaaaacctcagacactatcatagccggaaggttaaccctagggtattccgggaaggagatctggtgttacgcctagtgcagcgcactgaaggccggcataagctttcacccccatgggagggacctttcattgtgagcaaagctctccacaatgatgcctattacctaattgatgcacaggaatggaaagaaggaaaggcggacagatcctgagatgagaccaagcgtccgtggaacgtagctctgttgcgtcctttctactcatgaagttgtggtgtaaaaagttcctttttgtaccttatttgctatgaataaaagatgtcggaacctcgaatgaatctcggggattacccctactgaaattgcatgcaatatgtttattttttcagtttaccggttgcttgttgaacattttttctttccggtttagtaacgtgctaaaacctaccggagtcttcgactctgctgctgtccgcaacccggcttcatggcaagcaagataaaccggtaggaattaagcacgtgaactacgAAAAGAAATAGTGGGAACgagcaatccggaaaaatttaactaaccccggctaaaccgattttttgtgaaaattttgagttgtttctaagttcaagaaagtgcttgcttggcaaaagaactttgtgcctcatacgccaaaacacccaaaagaggtaggcagagccaaggtAAAAGAGCCAAGTGTTCATCGGATTGGATGCGAAAACGATTCCAGAATCTTTGCAGTACAGGATCAAAGCAAAcaataagcaaagtgctaagtcGATAGACGAACATACCTTAATAACCTACCGGTAAAACATACCGGCAGATAATATGGTAGCGCAGCCAAAAGAACGGCTAAGTGTtatattacatcataaaccccagcataccggggtagaatttaataaGCATTGTTTTGAGTCAACAGGGCGCAACAATCGCAAAGTAGGCATATTCAGGCAAGGGGAGCTTCAGGAggagcatcaccggcatcaggagcttccggaggcgcatcttctccggcatcctcatcatcatcttcctcttcctcgaagTCACTAAGATAATCTGTgacgccaggaggaggaggaatgaaGGTGCCACAGGCCCtgcgttcttcggcttatgccactctggaGTGCTGGTTGGTACATGGTCCTTAACAAGAACTCCAGCTTGATTTATAAATTTACGGCAGTGCTCTTTGGGATCCACCAGTTCACCACTATCCTTAAATGCGGTGAGGGCTAAACTACCCTCACCCTTTAGACGTTGTGTCGGGCCTCGTTGCTTTTTTAACAgatttgctcgatgatccagaaggctaatagAAAAATGATtctttaataagtgcaatacaaataaatgaatgcatctagtgatGAACATAGCCTTGAtatatagatatacacctcgccggagtttgttaaggacacttcgttgtctcttcattCTTCAGACTCAAATCCCTCACCGACATCATTCAGAAATTGTGAGATATCATcgtcatctccatcgggttccggtccacgggcactctcatatatcATTTTCTACACCATTTCTTCTTGCTCCTCATcttggacgaaggtgccgtcctccatagctCAATGTCACTAAAAAATTAAGTGCaattatttcattcatcatgtcatgatcataacagattgctagatggataacaattcaaGTTAAGAAAGCAATAACCAAACACAAGAATAAGAGAGTGTGCGAGGCCTTTCACATATATACTTAGGACAAGACTCTCCACGACATCGCTGAGGTGCTGAGGGTGGCGCCCATTGACCCTCAGCAATCCCGGCTTGCTGGATCCTCCtacctttttttctttctttccaaaCGCCACCACTCCTCCTCTCTCCGCTACCTCCCTCGTCTAGTCTCGCGCAAGCACTCGGCGGCATTTCCGGACTGTaggtacttgatacgtctcaaacgtatctataatttcttatgttccatgctagttttatgacaatactcacatgttttatatacactttatatcatttttacgcattttctggcactaacctattaacaagatgccgaagcgtcagttcttgttttctgctgtttttggtttcagaaatcctacacatgaaatattctcggaattggacgaaacaaaagcccagggtcttattttccacggagccttccagaagtccaaagaggaaacgaaggggagccgagggggccccacaccacctggcggcacagccaggagggggggcgcgccgccctatggggtgggcccctcgagcgtcccccgactctgccccttcgcctatatattctctccgtcgcgaaaaccctattaccgagagccacgatacgagaaaagttccagagacgccgccgccgccaatcccatctcgggggattcagggagatcgcctccggcaccctgccggagaggggaatcatcacccggaggactctacatcaccatgatcgcctccggactgatgcgtgagtagttcatccttggactatgggtccatagcagtagctagatggttgtcttctcttgtgctatcatgtttatatcttgtgagctgcctatcatgatcaagatcatctatttgtaatgcaacatgttgtgtttgttgggatccgatgaatatggaatactatgtcaagttgattattgatctatcatatatgtgttgtttatgatcttgcatgctctccgttgctagtagaggctctggccaagttgatacttttgactccaagagggagtatttatgctcgatagtgggttcatgcctccattgaatgcaggacgatggcagaaaattctaaggttatggatgtcttcgttgccactagggataaaacaataatgctttgtctaaggatatttgtattgtttacattacgcacagtaattaatgcaattgtctgttgtttgcaacttaatactggaaggggtgcggatgataacccgaaggtggactttttaggcatagatgcatgctgtatagcggtctatgttctttatcgtaatgccctaagtaaatctcatattagtcatcatgatatgtatgtgcattgttatgccctctctatttatcaatttcccaactgtaatttgttcacccaacatgctatttatcttattggagagacaccactagtgaactgtggaccccagtccattcttttacatctgaatacaatctactgcaatcattgttctctactgttctttgcaaacaaaaatcattctccacaccatacgtttaatcctttgtttacagcaagccggtgagattgacaacctcactgttaagttgggcaaagtattttgattgtgttgtgcaggttccacattggcgctgaaatccctggtgttgcgccgcactacactcctccaccaacaaccttcacatggccttcatctcctactggttcgataaccttggtttctttctgagagaaaacttgttgctgtgcgcatcacaccttcctcttggggttcccaacggacgtgtgcatcacgtgcCATCAGTACTCGGGCGCACGCAGCAGCACACCATCAAGTGAGCGCGTGCCAGTGAGCCACCGCTTCCCAGCCCCACCTGTTAGATCCTCCTTCAACAACGCCCGCCCTTATAGCTACTGGCTACCTTGCCGCTAGTACCCCTGCCCCGCTCCCACTCCATTGCCACTTGCCTTCCTCCTTTGCTTCGCAGACCAAACCCAACCTTTAATTCTCCACGGCCTCGCTCATGCCGGGCGTGAGTGCGGTGAAGCACGATGTGCGGGCAGTGGTGGTGTCGCGGTTCGCGGGCCTGCTGGCCGGGGCGTGCAGCATGGCCATCGGGGAGTACGTCTCCGTCTGCTCCCAGCGGGATGTCGAGCTCGCGCAACTGAACCGCGACGGCAAGCGCATATGCGAGGAGGAGAGGGCGCTTCCTAGCCCCATACAGGCTGACGTGGCGTCCGCGCTCGCGTTCTCAGTCGGCGTTTGGGTACGTGGCCGGGTTCATCGTCGGGTACATCGCGTCGTGGCCGGTTTCATCGTCGGGTACAGACTGTGGGTGGCCGTCGTGGTCGCCGTGGCGACCATGGCTCTGGCGACAATTGGGTACTTCGGGGCCGTGCTCGGGGCCGTGGCGGCATTTCATCGAACCACCCTAAGGGTGGTGTCGACGAAGCCGCGGTCGGCGAGGGCGTGGCCAGGGAGCGGGCGTCGACGAGGGCGTGGCGACGGTGTCTGCGGCGTCGGCCGGACACTGCCGGCGCGCGAGCGGGGGAGGGAAAGAAGGGGAGAACCTACCTGCGGCGCCggggagcgggcggcggccgacggcaaGGCTACGGACGGCGGCAGACAGCATTGCTGCGACGGCGGCACGGCGTGGCTGCATCGGCGCGGGCGTGTCTgcggaggcgcgggcgagggACTTGGCAATTTTGCCGCGCGGTAGTGGTGAAAACCCGTGGCggcaccctttggtaccggttggtggctggaaccggtaccaaaggccctggaaccggtaccaaaggttaattttctatttttccttttcttttttcttttctgtttctttttgttttcttttctgtttctttttctatttcttttctatttcttttatttttatttttatttttctgtttatgttttttcttttctatttctatttctatttctatttatttttcttttcttttcttttctttgtctttttcttttctatttctatttctatttcttttctttttttcttttttcttttttctgtttctgtttctgtttctttttcttttctatttctatttattttctatttattttttcttttctatttattttctatatcttttctgtttcttttctttactcccgccacaaCGCTGTCCGTGCGGGAAAGTTTCCCACCACGATGCCGCGCAGCAGGAAAAGGGCAAGAAATAatgggcgggaataaaattttattacgactgaactggaattaaagtacctagctcaactgaaaattaagatacatggtcaGATTCGAatattggagtcattcagtcatactcgtgcctagccctataaatgTTGCCACTATAGTCGTCGTAGTCACCGACGtcgtcgtcgctggcatcggggtcgcggtagtcgaacctcggtgggtgagcacgcgtgggctgggactgagggaaaCGCAGGTGGGGGCCActgtaggccatgacgctctggagagtccggctgatccaccacagccgacggtcggcctcgttgaagttcgaacgaggtgggccgtcctcctcgtccctAGCAAGCGCAcagtcacgccgattgatgaagaagccatCCCAAGTCGGGTTGtattcgggatgccactggggattcctccgctgctctggcgtgtgcTTGAAGTAGAAGTGGTTCGTCATGTCCATctggcgcgccacacctagagggacaggagggaccggtatgcCTCGGACGCTCAAAAACCAGCCGgttgggacgcggtagcccggcaggCAGGGGTAGTTCAAGTCGCAAAGTGCCTCTGCCTCCCAGGGGGTTagcgatacgatggaagccatgagagagagtgatgaggtttgcagagatgagtctagatgtgatatgtaaatggaggccaagcctacatatatatagtaaaAAAATAGCGGGAAGAtggaggcgggaagcggtggaaagcgcgggaagaaaataggcgggaacgcagtggcgcgggaaactttcatcccgggtgggggcTCGAACCGGGACAAAAGATAGGGGCCCttatctgggggaggcttatctgggagggccttatctgggggtgGCTAGCGTGCGGGCaaccattagtcccggctggtgggtacaaatgggactaaaggtggtttttgtgtcatctaacaaaactgtcggtgggataaggacgcgtgggtaacctttagtaccggctggtgggtgcaacggggactaaagctgtcggctggataaggacgcgtgggtggacgcactgctcgatgagataaagcatgtagcgcacgacgccctgtcgaaggaacaagacaaagtagaagcggagcCGTTCctgtaaaaggagcatcgatacgccttgggaagcagatcaacaagccaacctagcaggtagggagagtttcatccccatggatggagggaagggttgggaaatctcccatggCGCAACTTCtcaaagatgtcgttggtgcacacgccctacggcatctttggaagttgcgcctcggaaaattttccctgcaagcccgtgaaagactccatctcctcttacAGTATTggtgaaagggttgggaaatctcccgtggcggagcttctcgaagatatcGTTGGTGCTCACGCCCTACGACACCtcagaaaaatttccctgcaagcccatgaaataccccatctcctctaacagtattggggaaagggttggaaaatctcccgtggcggagcttctcgaagatgtcgttggtgctcacaccctacggcatcttcggaagctccgcctcggaaaaaattccctgcaagcccgtggaagctacttaactagtaaaacaagccaaccatctccatttttaatatcttacatacagtaacatcattacacaaaattaAATgagaaagtgatttccatattgagatacacaagttatggtccctatctagtcttctgag contains the following coding sequences:
- the LOC124659488 gene encoding vacuolar iron transporter homolog 5-like; amino-acid sequence: FSTASLMPGVSAVKHDVRAVVVSRFAGLLAGACSMAIGEYVSVCSQRDVELAQLNRDGKRICEEERALPSPIQADVASALAFSVGVWVRGRVHRRVHRVVAGFIVGYRLWVAVVVAVATMALATIGYFGAVLGAVAAFHRTTLRVVSTKPRSARAWPGSGRRRGRGDGVCGVGRTLPARERGRERRGEPTCGAGERAAADGKATDGGRQHCCDGGTAWLHRRGRVCGGAGEGLGNFAAR